A window of bacterium genomic DNA:
GGTGCTGGTCATCTCCCGCAGCGCACACAGCTCGATGTGCTTGCCCAGTCTCGATACGCTCTCGACCAGTCTCACGAAGTCCCCGTCGCCTGAACAGATGATCACCGTATCGAGATGGGGCAGCATCTCGTAGATGTCGATGGCCATGTCCAGGTCCAGGTTGCCCTTGAAGAACCGTTGCTGGGTGTCGGCCTCCGTGAAACTCTTCAATTCCTTGGTCACGACCTTGAAACCGTTCAGTTTCAGGAAATTGACGAAGTCGATCTTGCCTTCGGACTGGTTGGAGATCGCGGTGTAGAAGTAGGCGCGGACGAGGCGCCTGTTGCCGGCAAGGGTCCGGCACATCTTGAGGTAATCCAACCTCATGTTCAGGTGTTTCGCGCTGTAGTGGATGTTCTCACCATCTATGAAGATGGCCACCTTGTCATTGGAGTCGGGACGGTACATGAGATCAACCTCTCGACGAGTTCTGTGGGGGTCGGGCGATAATACTTTCAGGCCGGGCAACATCGTCGCCGCGGATGATTGACTGTAGTATAATTCCGACCGCCTGCGAGGGCAAACCGGGAAATGATGTTCCTTGCAAGTCATCGGCTCGAGGAATGCGAACGGCCTCCGGCGACCTGCTGCGCTCCGCCGGGCACTTCCGGACGGAGCGGCGGCTGGATTTCATCAGCACCGCCGACTATCTTGCGCTGTGGTATAGGCACTTATGCGCGCGAAGGGTTTTCCGGCCTGTTGCAGCCGGCGCCGGCAACTCGGACGGGAGAGATCATGAAGCTCGTTGAATGCGTCCCCAATATCAGCGAAGGCCGCGATCGGGCCGTCATCGACGCGGTGACCGCGGTGATCGAGGAAGTCGACGGCGTGGCCCTGCTGGACGTGGATCCCGGCGCGGAGACGAACCGGACCGTCATCACCTTCATCGGGACGCCCGCGGGCGTCGCCGAGGCGGCCTTCCGGGTGGTGGCGAAGGCCGCCCAGCTGATCGACATGTCCCGGCACAGCGGCGCCCACCCCCGGCACGGGGCCACCGACGTCTGCCCCTTCGTGCCCGTGCGGGACGTCACCATGGCGGAATGCGTGGCCCTCGCCCGCGAGGTGGGCGAACGCGTCGGCCGGGAACTCGACATACCCGTCTACCTCTACGAGAGCGCGGCCACCCGCGAGGAGCGCCGCAACCTGGCCCACGTGCGCAAGGGCGAGTACGAGGCCCTCCCCGACAAGCTCGGCACCGCGGAGTGGAAACCGGATTTCGGCCCCAACGTCTGGAACACGCATACGGCGCGCACGGGCGCGACGAACGTTTCCGCCCGCGGCTTCCTGGTGGCCTACAACGTGAACATCAACTCCCGCAACAAGTCGATCGCCTCGCAGATCGCTCTGGACATCAAGGAAGCCGGCCGCGCCCAGCGGGACCGGGACGGCAATACCGTCAAGGGGCCCGACGGCCAGACCGTCCTGGCGCCAGGCCCATACCGCCTGGAGGCCTGCAAGGCCGTGGGCTGGGTCATCCCCGAATACGACCGCGCCCAGGTGTCGATCAACCTGGTCAACACGGCGGTCACGAAGCCGCACCAGGCCTTCGAGGCCTGCCGCGAGGCGGCCCGCGACCGCGACGCCCGCGTCACCGG
This region includes:
- a CDS encoding NYN domain-containing protein; protein product: MYRPDSNDKVAIFIDGENIHYSAKHLNMRLDYLKMCRTLAGNRRLVRAYFYTAISNQSEGKIDFVNFLKLNGFKVVTKELKSFTEADTQQRFFKGNLDLDMAIDIYEMLPHLDTVIICSGDGDFVRLVESVSRLGKHIELCALREMTSTDLIAASDEYIDLDSIKDQIALDAPPPERSGEDLPQSRIRNVLDGKIDYNAIEY
- the ftcD gene encoding glutamate formimidoyltransferase — protein: MKLVECVPNISEGRDRAVIDAVTAVIEEVDGVALLDVDPGAETNRTVITFIGTPAGVAEAAFRVVAKAAQLIDMSRHSGAHPRHGATDVCPFVPVRDVTMAECVALAREVGERVGRELDIPVYLYESAATREERRNLAHVRKGEYEALPDKLGTAEWKPDFGPNVWNTHTARTGATNVSARGFLVAYNVNINSRNKSIASQIALDIKEAGRAQRDRDGNTVKGPDGQTVLAPGPYRLEACKAVGWVIPEYDRAQVSINLVNTAVTKPHQAFEACREAARDRDARVTGSELVGLIPESDMLAAGKYYLRRAGQSAGVPRRMLIETAIQSMGLRDIAPFDPAEKIIEYRAGLVDGPLVSLTNRAFVDVLSTDAPAPGGGSVAALGAAQAAALVAMVANLTVGKKTYAESQDRVKEIAERAQAIKDDMLKAIDDDTDAFNAVLDTFRLPRTTDAQARTRDLATAATTRQAISVPLSVLEAMPEVLELAAEVAEIGNANSLSDAGVAALCAGSGAEGAYYNVLINLASLAGLPQDEEPEFVAEVRRRAAAARQHCVDLHAKVRDGVRNRLEAALG